From a single Alkalihalophilus pseudofirmus genomic region:
- a CDS encoding peptidoglycan-binding protein, whose protein sequence is MKKQTNSKLLRNFGLPLATAGVLLFASPAISEASDLGSNLLHKGVDGESVQVVQELLHEKGLLDEAAITGTFSKETFEAVSTYQENHNLVVDGIAGPQTVGAMKVLEKGDEGVLVEDLQHQLVDLGFYEGNKDGLYGPLTQAAVKGFQKAQGISVDGIAGPETYSNLYYSNPAANKAAEPQAPVAEAPVETAPESQEPAEAPVEEAPVEEAPAQAEETTEEPAAEEPQAEEPEAVDEPAVEETEETVDSAPADSEQATFEMEATAYTAYCEGCSGVTATGIDLRENPNKKVVAVDPSVIPLGSRVHVEGYGEAIAGDTGGAIQGHKVDLHMATKEEAINFGRQTVTVTVLD, encoded by the coding sequence TTGAAAAAACAAACTAATTCAAAGCTTTTACGGAACTTCGGACTACCGCTTGCTACAGCTGGCGTGCTCCTATTTGCATCACCAGCCATTTCAGAGGCAAGTGACTTAGGAAGCAATCTTTTACACAAAGGCGTAGATGGCGAGAGTGTCCAAGTAGTTCAAGAACTCTTGCATGAAAAAGGCTTATTAGATGAAGCCGCTATAACAGGAACATTTTCAAAAGAAACATTTGAAGCTGTTTCAACATATCAAGAAAATCATAACTTAGTAGTGGACGGAATTGCTGGTCCGCAAACAGTAGGTGCGATGAAAGTTCTAGAAAAAGGTGACGAAGGGGTATTAGTAGAAGACCTTCAACATCAATTAGTAGATCTAGGTTTCTATGAAGGAAATAAAGATGGCTTGTATGGTCCATTAACCCAAGCAGCGGTTAAAGGATTTCAAAAAGCTCAAGGAATTTCTGTAGACGGTATTGCCGGCCCTGAGACTTACTCTAACCTTTACTACTCAAACCCAGCCGCTAATAAGGCAGCTGAGCCACAAGCTCCTGTAGCGGAAGCTCCAGTCGAAACAGCTCCTGAATCCCAAGAGCCTGCAGAAGCTCCTGTTGAAGAAGCTCCTGTAGAGGAAGCTCCTGCACAAGCTGAGGAAACAACAGAAGAACCTGCTGCTGAAGAACCACAAGCAGAGGAGCCTGAAGCAGTAGATGAACCTGCTGTGGAAGAAACAGAAGAAACAGTTGATTCTGCCCCTGCAGACAGCGAACAAGCAACATTCGAAATGGAAGCAACAGCGTACACTGCTTATTGTGAAGGATGTTCTGGTGTAACGGCTACTGGAATTGATTTACGCGAAAATCCTAATAAAAAAGTAGTTGCAGTTGATCCTAGCGTTATCCCTCTTGGATCACGTGTACATGTAGAAGGATACGGCGAAGCAATTGCTGGAGATACTGGCGGCGCTATTCAAGGCCATAAAGTAGACTTGCACATGGCAACGAAAGAAGAAGCGATTAACTTTGGCCGTCAAACAGTAACAGTAACGGTGTTAGATTAA
- a CDS encoding metallophosphoesterase: protein MTIILFIFFLLIYFSLTFYVAYNGWIWLKKSFGFRFKRTYFLVVLFISISYFLAQFYSISGLLWVGYIWLVVFGYSLLLFPLLNILFFVMKKKRLNTRKGFKWAGFSVTLFYLFVFIYGSYNMWNPVVVSYDIEVAKESELDEIKLLLVSDIHISETIGPKTITELINLSNEVEPDVILLAGDIIDSSIEPYYSHNLSEIMAGLTAPLGVYAVLGNHEYYGDDIPTFIKEMNEIDIEVLVDEAALIEDLFYVIGRKDYSDFNRLPIDDLTEDVDHNKPILLIDHQPREFDKVGAAGVDVMVSGHTHKGQLFPGNLITNAIYENHYGHIQLDELHTIVSSGYGIWGPPFRIGSRAEVVEINVRFN from the coding sequence ATGACAATCATACTGTTTATTTTCTTTCTATTGATTTATTTTTCCCTTACTTTTTATGTAGCCTATAACGGCTGGATTTGGCTGAAGAAATCCTTTGGTTTCCGTTTTAAACGAACCTATTTCCTCGTCGTGCTCTTTATTTCCATTTCTTATTTTTTAGCGCAGTTTTATTCTATTTCAGGTCTTTTATGGGTTGGATACATCTGGCTCGTTGTATTTGGATATAGTCTGCTTCTATTTCCGCTATTAAATATCCTTTTCTTCGTTATGAAGAAAAAAAGGCTTAATACGAGAAAAGGATTTAAATGGGCCGGGTTTAGTGTCACTTTATTTTATTTGTTTGTTTTCATATATGGCTCCTATAACATGTGGAATCCAGTTGTTGTTTCCTATGATATTGAAGTTGCTAAAGAATCCGAACTGGATGAGATTAAGCTGCTCTTAGTGTCTGATATCCATATCAGCGAAACAATTGGGCCCAAAACGATTACAGAGCTAATCAACCTCTCAAACGAGGTCGAGCCGGATGTTATTTTACTAGCTGGTGATATTATTGATAGTAGTATAGAGCCCTATTATTCACATAACCTAAGTGAAATTATGGCAGGATTAACGGCTCCGCTGGGGGTATATGCTGTTTTAGGCAACCATGAATATTACGGAGATGACATTCCTACTTTTATTAAGGAAATGAATGAAATTGATATTGAGGTGTTAGTCGATGAGGCTGCACTTATTGAGGACCTTTTCTATGTCATTGGACGCAAGGATTACTCAGACTTTAACCGATTACCAATTGACGACCTTACTGAAGACGTGGATCACAACAAGCCAATTCTTTTAATTGATCATCAACCAAGAGAGTTTGATAAAGTAGGTGCTGCTGGAGTCGATGTGATGGTATCTGGTCACACCCATAAAGGCCAGTTGTTCCCTGGTAATCTCATTACTAATGCGATATATGAAAACCATTACGGCCACATACAATTAGACGAGCTCCACACCATTGTTTCATCTGGCTATGGTATATGGGGACCGCCGTTTCGTATCGGGAGCAGAGCAGAAGTGGTTGAGATCAATGTGAGATTTAATTAA
- a CDS encoding PQQ-dependent sugar dehydrogenase, with translation MKRLLAVCIFLLIVGWSSVGCSSNEQEDSTAEQADINEDSNHSEEEHATGIEVIAENLEIPWSIEKADDTFYLTERPGSIIKVENGEMKRQGVQLEKNIATAAEAGLLGLVLAPDFSDSNLAFAYYTYEDNSGQFNRIVTLRLEDDSWREESLLLDQIPSGTYHHGGRLKIGSDETLYATAGDASAPDLAQDLNSLGGSILRMNLDGSIPEDNPLPDSYIYSYGHRNPQGLTWSSAGTLYSSEHGSSAKDEINEIEGGQNYGWPIIQGTEEEEGMITPLFTSGATDTWAPSGMDYANGKLFVAALRGEAVIEFDLETGEQRKVITDYGRIRDVLIEDDTLYFISNNKDGRGNPKENDDKLYKVSLTELNRSE, from the coding sequence ATGAAAAGACTTTTAGCTGTATGTATATTCCTGCTGATAGTAGGGTGGTCTAGTGTAGGGTGTTCTAGTAATGAACAAGAAGACTCTACAGCGGAGCAGGCTGACATAAATGAAGATTCTAATCACTCTGAGGAGGAGCATGCAACTGGGATAGAAGTCATAGCAGAAAACCTCGAGATTCCATGGTCAATTGAAAAAGCAGACGATACTTTTTACTTAACAGAAAGACCGGGCTCTATTATAAAAGTAGAAAATGGAGAAATGAAACGGCAAGGTGTACAGCTAGAAAAAAATATTGCAACGGCAGCAGAGGCGGGACTTTTGGGGTTAGTGCTGGCACCAGATTTTTCTGATTCGAATCTAGCATTTGCTTACTACACCTATGAAGACAATTCCGGACAATTCAATCGAATTGTCACTCTGCGATTGGAGGACGACAGTTGGAGGGAAGAGAGCTTGCTTTTAGATCAGATCCCAAGCGGTACCTATCATCACGGGGGACGGTTAAAAATCGGATCAGATGAAACGCTTTACGCAACAGCAGGTGATGCCTCTGCTCCAGATCTAGCACAGGACCTTAACTCATTAGGAGGAAGCATATTAAGGATGAATCTAGATGGATCGATCCCAGAAGATAATCCACTGCCTGACTCCTACATCTACAGCTACGGACACCGCAATCCTCAAGGGCTGACTTGGTCATCTGCAGGGACGCTTTACTCCAGTGAACATGGCAGCAGTGCCAAAGATGAAATAAATGAAATTGAAGGCGGACAAAATTATGGCTGGCCAATCATACAAGGAACAGAGGAAGAAGAAGGAATGATCACACCTTTATTCACTTCAGGAGCCACGGACACGTGGGCACCATCAGGTATGGATTATGCGAATGGCAAGCTGTTTGTTGCAGCTTTAAGGGGAGAAGCCGTGATCGAATTTGATCTTGAAACAGGAGAGCAACGAAAAGTCATTACTGATTATGGCAGGATACGAGATGTGCTGATTGAGGATGATACATTATATTTCATCAGCAATAACAAAGATGGACGCGGCAATCCAAAAGAGAATGATGATAAACTGTATAAAGTCTCCTTAACAGAATTGAATAGAAGTGAATAG
- a CDS encoding CcdC family protein → MSDTYILLSTIGAAIMATLAIIIRLKATKRPASAKKIILPPIFMSTGFLMFLYEPARPAWWQVIEALAVGMIFSILLIKTSNFEIKRNQIYLKRSKAFAFILVGLLVARITFKLIIGDAVQFEELAGMFFLLAYGMIIPWRISMYRSYRKLEAELINNPPKKIIVPAET, encoded by the coding sequence TTGAGTGATACGTATATATTATTATCAACAATCGGGGCAGCTATAATGGCTACTCTAGCTATTATTATTCGACTTAAGGCAACGAAACGTCCAGCTTCTGCAAAAAAAATTATTTTACCTCCGATTTTTATGTCTACTGGTTTTTTGATGTTTCTCTATGAACCAGCTCGCCCTGCTTGGTGGCAGGTGATTGAGGCATTAGCTGTCGGCATGATTTTTTCCATATTATTAATAAAAACCTCTAATTTTGAAATTAAGCGCAATCAAATTTATTTAAAACGTTCAAAAGCGTTTGCATTTATATTAGTCGGTCTATTAGTTGCTCGAATCACGTTTAAACTGATCATTGGGGACGCTGTTCAATTTGAAGAGCTCGCTGGCATGTTCTTTTTACTTGCTTATGGAATGATTATTCCGTGGCGGATTTCGATGTATCGATCCTATCGAAAACTTGAAGCAGAATTAATAAATAATCCCCCTAAAAAAATAATCGTACCTGCTGAAACATAA
- a CDS encoding transglycosylase domain-containing protein, whose protein sequence is MADKPETREEKRKLKKRKHKRGSGLLFKVAAVLTVLFVIAGAVGSFTIYGLVQSAPEIDDDTFAFANSSTLYDHNNEEIIALSNGENRQSMSIEEVPDHVKDAFIAIEDVRFHDHSGLDIRRIGGAVISNITNGFGAEGGSTITQQVVKNSLLTAEKSMTRKVQEAYLALELERHYTKDEILELYLNKIYFGNGAYGIVTAAETYFNKEVDELTIKEAALLAGLPQRPSGYDPYQNPDLAEERRNTVLYVMHEHGFITEEEYDEERSMPVEDMLQRGSEDQSVSDAFMDQVYRELEQIDGLTAQMIYNGGLEIYTTYDADAQAHVEEVLNSDQFIQYPDDNFQAGVTVVDNRTGEIKAIGGGRNQEAGENRSNYATHIKRSPGSTIKPILSYGPAIEHLKWSTYQQIEDEEMTYTGSDQVIRNYNGQYHGLMSIREALTQSWNTPAVKTFQEVGADKAQEFAGNIGIDIEGSVYESYALGSFDEGISPLDLAGAYSAFANEGTYNEPHTVRKVVFPDGREINMQPEGVQAMSDYTAYMVTDMLKSVVEEGTGQLAAIGGVPVAGKTGTTNFNEETKQKYNIDEGVPDVWFAGYTSNYTAAVWTGYPRIDENSYIKTREDRQIAQHIFREVMSGMVNEETGEFAKPDSVEEITIDTSTGERADSSSSRSDLVTELFVTGTTVKDAYSLVEDEWEKKQKEAREEERAKQEQQRRERERSEERERRKEEQQETDNDEDESESEVVDEDGLNIEIDPSDDESNEEPNDSSNDEEQGSDEEDNVEEEKEEDKKEEKDEKEEKKQEKEDEKEEEKDEENNESSSASSDDESDSDESDSDSEEEDN, encoded by the coding sequence ATGGCTGATAAACCTGAAACAAGGGAAGAAAAGAGGAAGCTAAAGAAAAGGAAACATAAAAGAGGAAGCGGGCTATTGTTTAAGGTTGCAGCCGTTTTAACTGTTCTCTTTGTGATAGCAGGAGCGGTTGGGAGCTTTACAATTTATGGTTTAGTTCAAAGTGCTCCAGAGATTGATGATGATACGTTTGCATTTGCTAATTCATCTACTCTGTATGACCATAATAACGAGGAGATTATTGCTTTAAGTAATGGAGAAAACAGGCAGTCAATGTCTATTGAAGAAGTGCCTGATCACGTGAAGGATGCGTTTATAGCAATTGAAGATGTTCGTTTTCACGATCATTCAGGACTTGATATCAGACGCATCGGAGGGGCTGTGATCTCTAATATTACGAATGGTTTTGGTGCTGAAGGCGGAAGTACAATTACTCAGCAGGTAGTGAAAAATTCACTTTTAACTGCTGAGAAATCAATGACACGAAAGGTACAAGAAGCCTATCTAGCCCTGGAACTTGAAAGACATTATACAAAAGATGAGATTCTAGAACTCTATTTAAATAAAATATATTTCGGTAATGGTGCTTACGGGATTGTTACAGCAGCTGAGACTTACTTTAATAAAGAAGTAGATGAGCTGACAATTAAGGAAGCTGCCTTATTAGCCGGCCTGCCTCAGCGTCCATCTGGATATGACCCTTATCAAAATCCAGACCTTGCTGAAGAAAGACGAAATACTGTACTATATGTGATGCATGAACATGGATTTATTACAGAGGAAGAATACGATGAAGAAAGAAGCATGCCGGTCGAAGATATGCTGCAAAGAGGCTCGGAAGATCAATCCGTTTCTGATGCCTTTATGGACCAAGTATATAGGGAACTAGAACAAATTGATGGATTAACTGCCCAGATGATTTATAACGGTGGTTTAGAAATTTATACAACCTATGATGCGGATGCTCAAGCACATGTAGAAGAAGTGCTTAATTCTGATCAATTTATTCAATATCCGGATGATAATTTCCAAGCGGGAGTAACCGTGGTTGACAACCGTACAGGAGAAATTAAAGCCATTGGCGGAGGTCGTAATCAAGAAGCTGGAGAGAACCGTTCCAACTATGCTACCCATATTAAGCGCTCGCCAGGATCTACAATTAAACCGATTCTAAGTTATGGACCTGCAATTGAACATTTGAAATGGTCAACCTATCAGCAAATAGAAGATGAAGAAATGACTTATACAGGCAGTGATCAAGTAATCCGTAACTATAATGGCCAATATCACGGGCTGATGTCTATAAGAGAAGCTTTGACTCAAAGCTGGAATACTCCAGCCGTGAAGACATTCCAAGAAGTTGGTGCGGATAAAGCGCAGGAATTTGCTGGAAACATTGGGATTGATATTGAAGGTTCTGTCTATGAGTCCTATGCTCTAGGGTCCTTTGATGAAGGAATTTCACCGCTTGATTTAGCAGGTGCATACTCAGCTTTCGCTAATGAAGGGACCTATAATGAGCCTCATACCGTTAGAAAAGTTGTTTTCCCAGATGGCAGAGAAATTAACATGCAGCCAGAAGGTGTACAAGCAATGAGTGATTATACTGCCTACATGGTAACTGATATGTTGAAGAGTGTAGTAGAAGAAGGAACAGGACAGCTCGCAGCCATTGGCGGCGTACCGGTTGCAGGTAAGACGGGTACAACGAACTTTAATGAAGAAACAAAGCAAAAATACAATATTGATGAAGGGGTTCCTGACGTTTGGTTTGCAGGCTATACATCGAATTATACAGCCGCTGTATGGACGGGGTATCCTAGAATTGATGAGAATAGTTATATTAAAACGAGAGAAGATCGTCAAATCGCCCAGCATATCTTCCGTGAAGTGATGAGTGGTATGGTAAATGAAGAAACAGGAGAGTTTGCAAAACCTGATTCGGTTGAAGAAATTACAATAGATACTTCAACGGGTGAACGTGCAGACTCAAGTTCTTCTAGAAGTGATCTCGTAACAGAACTATTTGTCACTGGGACCACTGTTAAAGATGCTTACAGTCTAGTAGAAGATGAATGGGAGAAAAAGCAAAAAGAAGCTCGTGAGGAAGAAAGAGCTAAACAGGAACAACAAAGAAGAGAACGTGAAAGATCAGAAGAAAGAGAACGTAGAAAAGAAGAACAGCAAGAGACTGATAACGATGAGGATGAGAGTGAGAGTGAGGTCGTCGATGAGGACGGGTTAAATATTGAAATTGACCCAAGTGACGATGAATCAAATGAAGAGCCGAATGATTCCTCAAATGACGAGGAGCAAGGGTCTGATGAAGAAGACAATGTAGAAGAAGAAAAGGAAGAAGATAAGAAAGAAGAGAAAGATGAGAAAGAGGAGAAGAAGCAGGAAAAAGAGGATGAGAAAGAAGAGGAAAAAGATGAGGAAAACAATGAATCAAGTTCTGCCAGCTCAGATGATGAGTCTGACAGTGATGAAAGTGACAGTGATAGCGAAGAAGAAGATAATTAA
- a CDS encoding DUF2621 family protein — protein sequence MPTWFMWFIVLWTIFLITVMFIGGYFMFRKFLKRLPKEDGKSILDWQDYYIEKTIHLWDAEQKALLNDLVEPVPELFRDVAKGKIAGKIGELVLEENASVLTQDYIIRGYILATPKRDHKFLKKKLKEKEIDMTPYKQLLESS from the coding sequence ATGCCTACTTGGTTTATGTGGTTTATCGTACTATGGACCATCTTTTTGATTACAGTGATGTTTATCGGCGGATATTTCATGTTCCGTAAATTTCTTAAGCGTCTGCCTAAAGAAGATGGAAAAAGTATTCTAGATTGGCAAGACTACTATATCGAGAAGACGATTCATTTATGGGACGCAGAACAAAAAGCATTATTAAATGATTTAGTTGAACCCGTTCCTGAATTGTTTCGAGACGTCGCTAAAGGAAAAATTGCGGGGAAGATCGGTGAGCTTGTATTAGAAGAAAATGCGAGTGTATTAACCCAAGATTATATTATCCGCGGATACATTCTAGCTACGCCTAAACGTGATCATAAATTTTTAAAGAAAAAGTTAAAAGAAAAAGAAATCGATATGACACCATACAAACAATTGCTAGAATCATCTTAA
- the ald gene encoding alanine dehydrogenase, translating to MLIGVPMEIKNNENRVAMTPASVMTLVQAGHHVLIEKNAGIGSGFSDEQYVQAGAEIEADPAAIWEKADMIMKVKEPLPSEYAYFRKGLILFTYLHLAAEAELAKALVEKEVTAIAYETVQVGRTLPLLTPMSEVAGRMASQIGAQFLEKPKGGKGILLSGVPGVKRGKVTVIGGGVVGTNAAKIAMGLGADVTIMDLSPERLRQLDDLYGTDIQTMMSNPLNIAEAVAESDLVIGAVLIPGAKAPKLVTEEMIKSMKAGSVVVDVAIDQGGIIETVDRITTHDEPTYTKHDVVHYAVANMPGAVPRTSTIALTNVTIPYALQIANKGVHRALEENPALELGLNTAGGTVTYEAVARDLGYEYLAPREALKTLQS from the coding sequence ATGTTAATTGGTGTACCTATGGAAATAAAAAACAATGAAAATCGTGTGGCGATGACCCCTGCAAGTGTGATGACGCTCGTTCAAGCTGGGCATCATGTATTAATCGAGAAAAATGCGGGTATTGGAAGCGGATTTAGTGATGAGCAATATGTTCAAGCTGGTGCTGAAATTGAAGCTGACCCTGCAGCTATTTGGGAAAAAGCAGATATGATTATGAAAGTGAAAGAGCCGCTCCCATCTGAATATGCTTATTTCAGAAAAGGTCTTATTTTATTCACATACTTGCACTTAGCAGCTGAAGCAGAGCTTGCAAAAGCATTAGTTGAAAAAGAAGTAACGGCCATTGCATATGAAACCGTTCAAGTGGGACGAACTCTTCCATTACTTACTCCAATGAGTGAGGTAGCTGGCCGTATGGCGTCTCAAATTGGTGCCCAATTCCTTGAAAAGCCTAAAGGAGGAAAAGGGATTTTATTATCAGGCGTGCCTGGTGTGAAACGTGGAAAAGTAACAGTCATTGGCGGGGGTGTTGTTGGAACAAATGCTGCTAAGATTGCGATGGGTCTTGGGGCAGATGTAACGATTATGGATTTAAGTCCTGAGCGCCTAAGACAATTAGATGACTTATACGGAACAGATATTCAAACGATGATGTCGAACCCGTTGAATATTGCAGAAGCGGTAGCGGAATCAGATTTAGTGATTGGCGCGGTGCTGATACCTGGAGCGAAAGCACCTAAGCTTGTTACAGAAGAAATGATTAAGTCGATGAAGGCAGGGTCAGTGGTTGTCGATGTGGCGATTGACCAAGGCGGAATTATTGAGACGGTAGACCGTATCACCACACATGATGAACCGACCTATACAAAACATGACGTTGTTCATTACGCTGTTGCTAATATGCCAGGCGCAGTTCCGCGAACCTCAACGATTGCATTAACGAATGTGACAATCCCTTATGCGCTGCAAATTGCTAATAAAGGTGTACATCGTGCACTCGAAGAAAATCCTGCTTTAGAGCTTGGGCTTAATACAGCTGGAGGAACTGTCACATACGAAGCGGTAGCTCGTGATTTAGGGTATGAGTACTTAGCTCCTCGTGAAGCATTAAAAACACTTCAGTCATAA
- a CDS encoding GNAT family N-acetyltransferase — protein MITYEVNRAISAEQLADLFKRSTIKRPHEDAARLTKMIEASPLLVTAWDGDHLTGAARSLTDFSYCCYLSDLAVDKRYQHNGIGRKLIERTRQEIGTECSLILLSSPEALDYYPKVGFKKADHAYYIQRKQ, from the coding sequence ATGATCACATATGAAGTGAATCGAGCGATCTCTGCTGAGCAATTAGCTGATCTTTTTAAGCGTTCTACAATTAAACGGCCACATGAAGATGCAGCTCGGTTGACTAAAATGATTGAAGCCTCTCCTCTCCTTGTCACTGCGTGGGATGGTGACCATTTAACTGGTGCAGCCCGTTCGCTGACTGACTTCTCCTATTGCTGCTATTTATCTGATTTAGCTGTAGATAAGCGTTATCAGCATAATGGGATCGGACGTAAATTAATCGAGCGAACCAGACAAGAAATCGGAACCGAATGCTCGCTGATCTTACTCTCCTCCCCTGAAGCACTTGATTATTACCCAAAAGTTGGTTTTAAGAAAGCTGATCACGCTTACTATATTCAACGAAAACAATAA
- a CDS encoding aspartyl-phosphate phosphatase Spo0E family protein, translated as MIYVSDSWRVAPMTKRQLEDSLRKQTSNFIEDSVQAANERVTEESIEESIEKKRNELIKVGTSNGLHSKKAVEVSQQLDQLLNKYDRLLKEKITK; from the coding sequence ATGATATATGTAAGCGATTCGTGGAGGGTTGCACCTATGACAAAAAGGCAGCTAGAGGATTCATTAAGAAAACAAACTAGTAATTTTATAGAAGACTCAGTGCAAGCCGCAAATGAGAGAGTAACCGAAGAATCCATTGAAGAATCGATCGAAAAAAAACGGAATGAATTAATTAAAGTTGGTACAAGCAACGGTCTTCATTCTAAAAAAGCCGTTGAAGTAAGTCAGCAGCTAGACCAGTTGTTAAATAAATACGATCGCTTATTAAAAGAGAAAATAACAAAATAG
- a CDS encoding ABC transporter ATP-binding protein, with the protein MEHKDRVLTEKEQRQVLYRLLGYAKPHAKTLSIAFTLLLLATAAELMGPILVKIFIDDYLTPQVFPTNELVLLAVLYLSLHISSVFVNYFQSFLFQKVSLRIIQQLRVDVFSNVERLGLAFFDKTPAGGLISRITNDTESIKELYVTVLATFVQNIMFLIGVFVAMFYLNTTLALYCLFLIPILLGLMQLYRKWSSKFYADMSERLSQLNAKMNESIQGMAIIQMFRQEKRLRKEFSRVNDEHLDAGMKSMKLDGLLLRPMVDLISILALILVLSYFGVTSFVSPVEIGVIYAFVNYLDRFFEPVNQMMMRLSLFQQAIVSAGRVFKLMDHQDYAPSQQGRDPHRIEQGDITFRDVTFSYDGKTDVLKNISFTVKKGETVALVGHTGSGKSSIINLLMRFYPLSKGDIIIDGKSLYSYPNEELRREVGLVLQDPFLYTGTIAHNIRLNRDGISDEQVRASAEFVQADEFIQRLPNQYDTVLAERGSTLSSGQRQLLSFARTMATNPKVLILDEATANVDTETEEAIQMALRKMQEGRTTIAIAHRLSTIKDADQILVLHQGEIVERGNHEELLERGGLYHKMYLLQKGSNEKIKLS; encoded by the coding sequence ATGGAACATAAAGACCGTGTATTAACAGAGAAAGAACAACGACAGGTCCTCTATCGTCTCTTAGGCTATGCAAAGCCGCATGCTAAAACGTTATCGATTGCATTTACATTGCTGCTCCTTGCTACAGCTGCGGAATTAATGGGTCCTATTTTAGTCAAAATTTTTATCGATGATTATCTCACACCACAAGTTTTTCCGACTAATGAACTTGTACTTTTAGCAGTTCTGTATCTAAGTTTGCATATCTCCTCAGTGTTTGTTAATTATTTTCAATCCTTTTTATTTCAAAAAGTATCTCTTAGAATTATTCAACAGCTGCGAGTCGATGTATTTAGTAATGTAGAGCGTTTAGGGCTGGCTTTCTTCGATAAAACGCCTGCAGGGGGGCTGATTTCTCGCATTACCAATGATACAGAATCAATCAAGGAGCTGTATGTAACGGTATTAGCAACTTTTGTCCAAAACATCATGTTTTTAATCGGTGTTTTTGTAGCGATGTTCTATTTAAATACTACACTTGCGCTTTACTGCTTATTTTTAATTCCTATCTTGCTTGGCTTAATGCAGCTCTATCGTAAATGGAGCTCAAAGTTTTATGCGGATATGAGTGAAAGGTTAAGCCAATTAAATGCGAAAATGAATGAATCAATACAAGGTATGGCGATTATTCAAATGTTCAGGCAGGAAAAACGGTTGCGAAAAGAGTTTTCGCGAGTCAATGATGAACATCTAGATGCTGGTATGAAGAGCATGAAATTAGATGGGCTGCTACTTCGGCCGATGGTGGATCTTATTTCTATTCTCGCATTAATCTTAGTGCTAAGCTATTTTGGTGTGACATCCTTTGTCAGCCCTGTTGAGATCGGGGTTATCTATGCATTTGTTAATTACTTAGATCGCTTTTTTGAACCAGTTAACCAAATGATGATGAGATTGTCCTTATTTCAGCAGGCAATTGTTTCAGCAGGACGAGTGTTTAAACTGATGGACCATCAAGATTATGCACCGAGCCAACAGGGGAGAGATCCTCACAGAATCGAACAAGGGGATATTACATTTCGTGACGTGACTTTTTCTTACGACGGGAAAACGGATGTGTTAAAGAATATCTCATTTACAGTTAAAAAAGGAGAAACGGTTGCGCTGGTCGGACATACCGGAAGCGGAAAAAGTTCTATTATTAATTTGCTCATGCGATTTTATCCATTATCTAAAGGTGATATTATCATCGATGGCAAATCATTATACAGTTATCCTAATGAGGAACTAAGAAGAGAGGTCGGACTCGTGCTGCAAGATCCATTTTTGTATACGGGGACGATCGCACATAATATTCGTCTGAACCGGGATGGCATTAGCGATGAACAAGTGCGTGCTTCAGCAGAATTTGTTCAGGCAGATGAATTTATACAACGTTTGCCAAATCAATATGACACAGTTTTAGCAGAACGTGGGTCAACGCTATCAAGTGGACAGCGTCAGCTTTTATCATTTGCAAGAACGATGGCCACAAATCCAAAAGTACTCATTTTAGATGAAGCAACGGCAAATGTAGATACAGAAACAGAGGAAGCGATCCAAATGGCACTTAGAAAAATGCAAGAGGGTAGAACGACGATTGCGATTGCCCATAGATTATCAACCATTAAAGATGCAGATCAAATTTTGGTCCTCCATCAAGGAGAGATTGTTGAGCGAGGTAATCACGAAGAGCTGTTAGAAAGAGGAGGTCTCTATCACAAAATGTACCTCCTGCAAAAAGGGTCTAATGAAAAAATTAAACTGAGTTAA